The genomic interval AGTTGACAGAGTCTTGAAAGAACTGACCAGACCCCCAGAACCCAGAAAAAAAACAATACCCTGCTTTATCCCTTCATTCCACCCCTTCCACGCTCAGTTTCATACCGTTGTCACCCTCATCACCACCTCCCGGTTGGCCGAGGAGCCGATACGTGGGTTGTGTGGCCGTAGCTGGCTCAGAATATGAAGGATGGTGTAGCCACAGTGGTGGTCCAGAATAGTCCTGAACCTCCGACTCTGTCTCCTGCTGCCGCCACTACCCAAGCCATGGGGGTTACTCCGTGAGCCCCGACCCCCACCCTTACTGCTACTCAACGGGTCCCCCAAGTCATTGGCTTTTATATAGTTCAATACTTTCCATTGTTGATTGACAGCCTGCCATCGCTTGAATATTCGGTATACTGATGAGCCCTCGTGGATTATAAGCcctgggaagagagagatgatttTACAGAGATAGAAAGTGGCAAGGCGTTCAATTATATTTAAGGCATGAAATACTTGGGAGTAGGTAataggtacaaatctgtcatacAAAGCACCTTACTCTTGTGCTGACAAATCACAGACATTTGGTATAACCACACAGTGCAGACACGTAAGCAGCGCCATCTGTTTTGAGTCTGGCAATGCACCATTTTCACCAGGTAGACTCTACAAAgcttcacagtgtgtgtgtgtgtgtgtgtgtgtgtgtgtgtgtgtgtgtgtgtgtgtgtgtgtgtgtgtgtgtgtgtgtgtgtgtgtgtgtgtgtgtgtgtgtgtgtgtgtgtgtgtgtgtgtgtgtgtgtgtgtgtgtgtgtgtgtgtgtgtgtgtgtgtgtgtgtgtattaatgtatgtgtgtgttaatgtatgtgtgtgtgtgtgtgtcttctgtgaTTCCTCCTCCTCACCGATGCACACGATGTCCATGAAGCCGTACATGCcgtagcagatctggaagagcagGTCCTGGCGCTGCCACTTGGCCGAGGGGCTGAGGGAGGACCAAACGAGCCAGGAGATGCTGGCGATGAGGAACAGGGAGCCCAGGATGATGGCAGCGATCTGGACCTTCTCGATCACCGTCAGGGAGATGGCCTGCCACTGAACAGAACGGACACGAGGGCCAAGAAAGGGGAAACAATCAAATGAATAGGATGTCATTTCAGGCACAGATTTAGTGAGGCAACAGGAAAAAGTGTCAGCACAGGTCCAGTTTTCACACTTTCCTCCTTGCGAGTGCCCAAGACTTGTTCTAGCAGAGTAACTGTAACGCCTAGACTAGTGCACCAGAGCAGAGCACTGTGTAATACTCTGATAGGGGTATTGTGCGTGGTTTGAAGTTGATGCATCAGCAGAAAACTGCCTGTGAGATAAGATCTGTGCACTGTGGCCACTAGAAAAACCGTCATTGATTTTGGAGGATGAGAGTAGACCAGGTGCACAATGCACACACGACTGGAGTGGATGAGACAGACCCCCTACTCCCTAGACACTTCTGTAAATCAGAAAGGATTGGATAGGTATAAGCAATATGAGGACAATCACGGAAGTGGAGCTACTGTTGTATTGTACTGCATGAAGTACCAATTGGCTAGGGTCTGATTCTGGCCAGAGCGTAAGTCCTCGAGAATGAGGGGTTGGGCGGAGTGACGAGACATACCTGCAGTGGGTTCTTGGTGCTGATGGCCAGGACATGGTACTTGAAGTAGCAAAGCTCACAGCTCCAGGAGCCTCTCTCGCTGATCCAGCGGATGAGGCAGGGCTGGTGGGTGCAGCGCACAGAACCCTTACAGCGACATGGGCTCAGCAGCTCTccctgcaggagagagaggggtccaaccatagaattagaatgactaGAATAAACATTCCCATTCAAGACAATGTTCTGTGATGTGAGTCTGATGTGGCATAACACACCATGGGTTATTTCTGAATTGGAAATATTTTGGAATAAGAAACGATACTGGATAATGGATAGCCCTCAATGTCTCACCAAAGCTACTGTTttttgtgtatgtctgtctggCACACTCAGTAAAAATACAATGGGTGGACAGACACAGGTTGTGGGGCACCTTAACACAATATCAGAATCCTCCCACATATTTTAGAGTTTGAAACAGTCAGAAAGCAACTATGAATTACCTATTCATTATTAATTAGagtatcttcctcctcttccacaATTTCCACCTTAGTAAATGGAAAATCAAAAGTGGTGAAAACTTCAGTACTGTAGCTAAATGTTGAGGGTAGTATATTACTCAATGCTAAAATGATGCATGCCTAGGAATAATTAGTAGATCAATGCATGTGCCCAGCTTGATGCTGGCCTATTGGCCAGAACGAGCCAATTAGGGCCCGGCAAAATCGGCAGGGGTGCACAGAGATTTGAAGGGCAGGCAGGTGAATGGGAGGTGAGCCAT from Oncorhynchus keta strain PuntledgeMale-10-30-2019 chromosome 27, Oket_V2, whole genome shotgun sequence carries:
- the LOC118360061 gene encoding E3 ubiquitin-protein ligase MARCHF9-like — its product is MFKYRIRMFFNELKVLVFMRDDSRQPERAEAERRSSMRGLGMGGCGWPPFVDCSSRDDEEEYYGTDPRPRSLGFEEKDPKLQVGLDAVSLTSTASSLRCRICFQGPEQGELLSPCRCKGSVRCTHQPCLIRWISERGSWSCELCYFKYHVLAISTKNPLQWQAISLTVIEKVQIAAIILGSLFLIASISWLVWSSLSPSAKWQRQDLLFQICYGMYGFMDIVCIGLIIHEGSSVYRIFKRWQAVNQQWKVLNYIKANDLGDPLSSSKGGGRGSRSNPHGLGSGGSRRQSRRFRTILDHHCGYTILHILSQLRPHNPRIGSSANREVVMRVTTV